A stretch of Halococcus agarilyticus DNA encodes these proteins:
- a CDS encoding ferritin-like domain-containing protein, producing the protein MTSDEVTRLLKVAYGDEIETVMNYLTNSIVLDGVRAEEIKESLEADIDEELNHARMLGQRLKQLDERPPASADFEMHQESLQPPEDSTDVPAVIDGVLEAEEDAIETYRSLIHAARDADDPVTEDYAVTILTDEEAHRTEFRGFRKEYA; encoded by the coding sequence ATGACGAGCGACGAGGTGACTCGGCTGCTCAAAGTGGCCTACGGCGACGAGATCGAGACCGTGATGAACTACCTCACCAACTCCATCGTGCTCGACGGGGTTCGCGCCGAGGAGATCAAGGAGAGCCTCGAAGCGGACATCGACGAGGAACTCAATCACGCCCGGATGCTCGGCCAGCGGCTGAAGCAGCTCGACGAACGACCGCCAGCATCGGCCGACTTCGAGATGCACCAAGAGAGCCTCCAACCGCCGGAGGATTCGACGGACGTGCCCGCGGTGATCGACGGCGTTCTCGAAGCCGAGGAGGACGCCATCGAGACCTATCGATCGCTGATCCACGCCGCACGCGACGCCGACGACCCCGTGACCGAGGACTACGCAGTGACGATCCTCACCGACGAGGAGGCCCACCGCACCGAGTTCCGCGGGTTCCGGAAGGAGTACGCGTAG
- a CDS encoding LeuA family protein, producing the protein MQCPTTTWTRRTRRRPRRVEFFQGTLESTTEVDTVRIFDTTLRDGEQSPRTSFSYDDKREIAATLDEMGTHVIEAGFPVNSDAEFEAVNDIAESTSVTTCGLARVVEGDVDAALDAGVEMVHVFASTSDVQLEDAMHASREEMKERSVAAVERAKEAGVEVMFSPMDATRTDPEYLIDVIEAVSVAGTDWINVPDTCGVATPTRFGDLIETVRAHTDARIDVHTHDDFGLASANALAGFESGAEQAQVSVNGIGERAGNAAYEEVVMSAESLYNVDTGIDTTRITELARTVERMSGIETPANKPIVGANAFSHESGIHAAGVIENSDTFEPGVMTPEMVGAERELVLGKHTGQHSVRERLVEAGFQPTDDEVRECTRRVKDFGAEKERVTMDVLTRFAHEVGISQSEQIARTEADD; encoded by the coding sequence TTGCAATGTCCCACCACAACGTGGACACGGAGGACACGTCGGAGACCCCGGCGGGTCGAGTTCTTCCAGGGCACACTGGAATCCACAACTGAAGTCGACACGGTGCGAATTTTCGACACGACGCTACGTGACGGCGAGCAGTCGCCACGCACCTCGTTCAGCTACGACGACAAGCGCGAGATCGCCGCGACGCTGGACGAGATGGGAACCCACGTCATCGAGGCCGGGTTCCCCGTAAACTCCGACGCGGAGTTCGAGGCCGTGAACGACATCGCCGAAAGCACGAGTGTGACAACCTGCGGCCTGGCACGCGTCGTCGAGGGCGACGTCGACGCCGCGCTGGACGCTGGCGTGGAGATGGTCCACGTCTTCGCGTCCACCAGCGACGTCCAACTGGAGGACGCGATGCACGCCAGCCGCGAGGAGATGAAAGAGCGCTCGGTCGCAGCGGTCGAGCGCGCGAAGGAGGCCGGCGTCGAGGTGATGTTCTCGCCGATGGACGCCACCCGGACCGATCCGGAGTACTTGATCGACGTGATCGAGGCGGTCTCTGTGGCCGGCACGGACTGGATCAACGTCCCCGATACGTGTGGGGTTGCGACCCCGACGCGCTTCGGCGACCTGATCGAGACCGTCCGAGCGCACACCGACGCCCGGATCGACGTCCACACCCACGACGACTTCGGGCTGGCGAGCGCGAACGCGCTCGCGGGCTTCGAAAGCGGGGCCGAGCAGGCCCAGGTCAGTGTCAATGGCATCGGCGAGCGCGCCGGCAACGCCGCCTACGAGGAGGTCGTGATGAGCGCCGAGTCGCTCTATAATGTGGACACCGGGATCGACACGACCCGGATCACCGAGCTCGCGCGGACCGTCGAGCGGATGAGCGGGATCGAGACCCCTGCCAACAAACCGATCGTCGGCGCGAACGCGTTCAGCCACGAGTCGGGCATCCACGCCGCGGGCGTGATCGAGAACTCCGACACGTTCGAGCCGGGCGTGATGACTCCCGAGATGGTCGGCGCGGAGCGCGAACTCGTCCTGGGAAAACACACCGGCCAGCACTCGGTGCGCGAGCGGCTCGTCGAGGCGGGCTTCCAGCCGACCGACGACGAGGTGCGCGAGTGCACTCGGCGGGTGAAGGACTTCGGTGCCGAGAAGGAACGGGTCACGATGGACGTGCTGACCCGGTTCGCGCACGAGGTCGGCATCAGTCAGTCGGAGCAAATCGCCCGGACGGAGGCCGACGACTGA